From the Limanda limanda chromosome 2, fLimLim1.1, whole genome shotgun sequence genome, one window contains:
- the tnpo2b gene encoding transportin-2, translating into MEWQPDEQGLQQVLQLLKDSQSPDTATQRAVQEKLEQLNQFPDFNNYLIFVLTSLKSEDEPTRSLSGLILKNNVKAHYQNFPPNVADFIKRECLNNIGDPSPLIRATIGILITTIASKGELQTWPELLPQLCNLLNSDDYNTCEGSFGALQKICEDSSELLDSDALNRPLNIMIPKFLQFFKHCSAKIRSHAIACVNQFIIGRAQALMDNIDTFIESLFALAGDEDSEVRKNVCRALVMLLEVRIDRLIPHMHSIIQYMLQRTQDPDENVALEACEFWLTLAEQPICKEALSGHLVQLIPILVNGMKYSEIDIILLKGDVEEDEAVPDSEQDIKPRFHKSRTVTLQHEGGDGEEGEDIDEDDDDDDDTLSDWNLRKCSAAALDVLANVFREELLPHLLPLLKGLLFHPDWVIKESGILVLGAIAEGCMQGMVPYLPELIPHLIQCLCDKKALVRSIACWTLSRYAHWVVGQPPDAHLKPLMTELLKRILDGNKRVQEAACSAFATLEEEACTELVPYLSFILDTLVFAFGKYQHKNLLILYDAIGTLADSVGHHLNQTEYIQKLMPPLIAKWNELKDEDKDLFPLLECLSSVATALQSGFLPYCEPVYQRCVTLVQKTLAQAMMYSQQPDQYEAPDKDFMIVALDLLSGLAEGLGGHVDTLVARSNIMTLLFQCMQDTMPEVRQSSFALLGDLTKACFPHVKPCIAEFMPILGTNLNPEFISVCNNATWAIGEICMQMGVEMQPYISMVLNQLVEIINRPNTPKTLLENTAITIGRLGYVCPQEVAPVLPQFIRPWCTSLRNIRDNEEKDSAFRGICMMIGVNPGGVVQDFIFFCDAVASWVNPKEDLRDMFYKILHGFKEQVGEENWQQFSEQFPPLLKERLAACYGV; encoded by the exons ATGGAGTGGCAGCCAGATGAACAGGGTCTGCAGCAAGTGCTTCAGCTACTGAAGGACTCCCAGTCCCCAGACACAGCGACACAGAGAGCAGTGCAAGAA AAACTGGAGCAACTTAATCAGTTTCCAGATTTCAACAACTATCTCATCTTCGTCCTCACAAGCCTCAAATCTGAGG acgAACCAACTCGCTCTTTGAGTGGTTTGATACTGAAGAACAATGTGAAGGCTCACTACCAGAACTTTCCTCCCAATGTGGCTGACTTCATCAAACGAGAATGCCTCAACAACATTGGAGACCCTTCACCGCTCATCAGAGCTACGATCG GTATCCTGATCACGACCATAGCCTCTAAAGGAGAGCTGCAGACGTGGCCAGAGCTGTTGCCTCAGCTCTGTAATCTGCTCAACTCTGATGACTATAACACCTGCGAG GGTTCTTTTGGAGCTCTGCAGAAAATCTGTGAGGACTCTTCTGAGTTGTTGGATAGCGATGCTCTGAACAGACCTCTCAACATTATGATCCCCAAATTCCTCCAGTTTTTCAAGCATTGCAGCGCCAAGATCAG atcCCATGCTATAGCGtgtgtgaaccagttcatcaTTGGTCGAGCTCAGGCTCTGATGGATAACATAGACACCTTCATTGAG AGTCTGTTTGCCCTGGCCGGGGACGAGGACAGCGAAGTGCGGAAGAACGTGTGCAGGGCTCTCGTCATGCTGCTGGAAGTCCGCATCGACCGCCTCatcccacacatgcacagcatcATCCAG TACATGCTGCAGCGCACCCAGGACCCAGATGAGAACGTGGCTCTGGAGGCCTGTGAGTTCTGGCTGACTCTGGCTGAACAGCCCATCTGCAAAGAGGCCCTCTCTGGCCACTTGGTCCA gcTGATTCCTATCCTGGTGAATGGGATGAAATACTCTGAGATTGACATCATCCTTCTAAAG GGCGACGTTGAAGAGGATGAGGCAGTTCCAGACAGTGAGCAAGATATCAAACCTCGCTTCCACAAATCCCGCACCGTCACACTGCAGCACGAAGGAGGGGATGGCGAGGAGGGGGAGGACAttgatgaagacgatgatgatgatgatgatacacTGTCTGACTGGAACCTAC GGAAGTGCTCGGCGGCAGCTCTGGACGTCCTTGCCAACGTGTTTCGTGAGGAATTGCTCCCCCATCTTTTACCCCTGCTCAAAGGTCTGCTTTTCCATCCTGACTGGGTCATCAAGGAGTCTGGCATCCTTGTCCTGGGGGCTATTGCTGAGG GCTGCATGCAAGGCATGGTACCTTACTTGCCTGAGCTCATCCCCCACCTcattcagtgtctgtgtgacaaGAAAGCTCTGGTCCGCTCCATCGCTTGCTGGACTCTTAGCCGCTACGCCCACTGGGTGGTCGGCCAGCCCCCCGACGCCCATCTCAAACCCCTCATGACTGAGCTGCTCAAACGCATCCTGGATGGCAACAAGAGGGTGCAGGAGGCGGCATGCAG TGCGTTTGCCACTCTAGAGGAGGAGGCGTGTACAGAGCTGGTGCCGTATCTCAGCTTCATCCTGGACACGCTGGTTTTTGCATTCGGGAAGTATCAGCACAAGAACCTGCTCATTCTCTATGATGCCATAGGAACATTGGCAGACTCAGTGGGACACCATCTGAACCAAACT GAGTACATACAGAAGCTGATGCCTCCACTGATTGCCAAGTGGAACGAGCTGAAGGATGAAGACAAAGATCTCTTCCCATTGCTGGAGTGTCTGTCGTCTGTTGCCACAGCATTGCAGAGCGGCTTCCTCCCCTACTGCGAGCCTGTTTACCAGCGTTGCGTCACCCTTGTCCAGAAGACACTGGCTCAGGCCATG atGTACAGTCAGCAGCCAGACCAGTACGAGGCCCCCGATAAGGACTTCATGATCGTGGCTCTGGATCTTTTAAGTGGCTTGGCTGAGGGGCTTGGGGGCCATGTGGACACACTTGTGGCTCGCAGTAACATCATGACTTTGCTTTTCCAGTGCATGCAG GATACGATGCCCGAAGTAAGACAGAGTTCATTTGCTCTACTGGGTGACTTGACCAAGGCATGCTTCCCTCATGTCAAACCATGTATTG ctgaattCATGCCGATCCTCGGGACAAATCTTAATCCAGAGTTCATCTCTGTCTGCAACAATGCAACCTGGGCCATCGGAGAAATCTGTATGCAGATGG GAGTGGAGATGCAGCCGTACATTTCCATGGTCCTGAACCAGCTGGTAGAGATTATTAATCGACCCAACACCCCCAAGACCCTGCTGGAGAACACTG CAATCACCATCGGTCGACTGGGATATGTTTGTCCTCAGGAGGTTGCTCCCGTGCTGCCGCAGTTCATCCGACCTTG GTGCACATCTCTGCGGAACATCCGAGACAACGAGGAGAAAGACTCGGCCTTCCGTGGGATTTGCATGATGATTGGTGTGAACCCAGGAGGAGTGGTGCAG GACTTCATCTTCTTCTGTGATGCGGTGGCGTCCTGGGTGAATCCTAAAGAGGATCTGAGAGACATGTTCTACAAG ATCCTGCATGGTTTTAAGGAGCAGGTTGGGGAGGAGAACTGGCAGCAGTTCTCAGAGCAGTTCCCCCCACTGCTGAAGGAGAGACTGGCAGCCTGCTATGGCGTTTAG
- the LOC133020783 gene encoding Na(+)/H(+) exchange regulatory cofactor NHE-RF2 translates to MESELRPRLCFLTKGERGYGFHLHGERNRGGQFIRKVEPGSSADLAGLRPGDRVVEVNGENVEKENHHQVVNRIREVDHRTRLLVVDRDTDDYLLSEGLACTEDLAVEMGTLSPLLSPATTPSLSPIPRECSPMSPNQTHSFHPPAADSPTHVITQGKVKRSSVTSSTTTDTESEPSPELTTELFPRLCHVVKGENGYGFNLHSNKNRRGQFVRSVDPGSAAESADIRPGDRLVEVNGVNIEALRHSEVVALIRAGGEEVHLILVDQETDRLFHRLGITPTTSKVKGVYVDESASESVPPTPSPTTELPGTDAPIINVTLTDSPITTVSPKSRTNGSLASQSSRSSTTQSEISSSDMSIQVPDEDDRRVSDPFMDSGLRLSPTAAEAKQNARAGRNKKRAPPMDWNKRQEIFSNF, encoded by the exons ATGGAGAGTGAGCTGAGACCCAGGCTCTGCTTCCTCACCAAGGGAGAGCGCGGATACGGCTTCCACCTGCACGGTGAGCGGAACAGAGGCGGACAGTTCATACGCAAAGTGGAGCCCGGCTCTTCGGCTGACCTGGCCGGGCTGAGACCAGGGGACCGGGTGGTGGAGGTGAACGGGGAGAATGTGGAGAAAGAAAACCACCATCAA GTGGTGAACCGTATCCGGGAGGTGGACCACCGCACCCGGCTGCTGGTGGTGGACAGAGACACGGACGACTACCTCCTCAGCGAAGGCCTGGCCTGCACCGAGGACCTGGCCGTGGAGATGGGAACTCTCTCCCCGCTGCTCTCGCCCGCAACCACCCCTTCCCTTTCTCCCATCCCCAGAGAGTGTTCACCCATGTCACCCAACCAGACACACTCATTTCACCCTCCTGCTGCAGACTCACCCACTCATGTGATTACGCAAGGCAAGGTCAAGAGATCCTCAGTGACATCAAGTACAACAACTGACACAGAG TCTGAGCCCTCACCAGAGTTGACAACTGAGCTCTTCCCCCGACTGTGTCACGTTGTGAAGGGGGAGAACGGCTACGGCTTCAACCTGCACAGCAATAAGAACAGGCGTGGACAGTTTGTCCGTTCTGTGGACCCTGGTTCAGCTGCAGAGAGCGCAGACATCCGGCCCGGAGACAGACTAGTGGAG GTGAATGGAGTGAACATCGAGGCTCTCAGGCACTCGGAGGTGGTGGCCCTCATCAGAGCAGGAGGGGAGGAAGTCCACCTCATCCTGGTCGACCAGGAGACAGACAGGCTCTTCCACAGACTAGGGATCACACCCACCACCAGCAAAGTCAAAG GGGTCTATGTGGACGAGTCGGCCTCAGAAAGTGTCCCACCCACTCCGTCTCCCACCACTGAACTGCCAGGGACGGATGCACCAATCATCAACGTCACGCTGACAGACTCCCCCATCACAACGGTGTCTCCCAAGTCCCGCACCAACGGGAGCTTAGCATCCCAGTCTTCTAGAAGCTCCACCACCCAATCAGAGATCAGCAGCTCAGACATGAGCatccag gtgcCTGATGAGGACGACAGGCGCGTTTCAGACCCTTTCATGGACAGTGGCCTTCGACTGAGCCCGACAGCTGCCGAGGCAAAGCAAAATGCCCGCGCCGGCCGCAACAAGAAGAGAGCGCCCCCTATGGACTggaacaagagacaagagatCTTCAGCAACTTCTGA
- the nthl1 gene encoding LOW QUALITY PROTEIN: endonuclease III-like protein 1 (The sequence of the model RefSeq protein was modified relative to this genomic sequence to represent the inferred CDS: deleted 2 bases in 1 codon), with protein sequence MAVFFRSTRVCDVLPWFRMTSPYFSHSRSGVPRGGALTAGRRPAGSLGSRLSRRRRNVDPVSSAEVEVEVEEARISEPRPSSAPLSAVGRHELLQQDSVQPKTERDALPLSSQGRRRRQIKVEYEEGEGASLVKTEQWEPPDWKKQLGFIREMRSGRDAPVDNMGAEKCYDTDAPAHVRRFQVLVSLMLSSQTKDQVTAAAMQKLRAHGCTVENILNTDDETLGKLIYPVGFWRTKVKYVKLTSAMLQEEFGGDIPNSVEGLVRLKGVGPKMAHLAMDIAWDQVSGIGVDTHVHRISNRLLWLRKPTKNPEGTRKALEEWLPRELWSEMNWLLVGFGQQVCLPINPLCSVCLNQHSCPSAHKNSPTKRPKAGSPHSPSPKSSVKTKSEPELKKESPSSPVPPTTQRRRLKNKLNH encoded by the exons atggctgtgttcttcCGCAGCACGAGGGTCTGCGATGTGTTACCGTGGTTCAGGATGACTTCTCCTTACTTCTCCCACAGCAGGTCCGGGGTCCCCCGGGGTGGAGCTCTCACTGCTGGCCGCAGACCAGCCGGCTCTCTGGGCTCCAGGCTCAGCCGGAGACGGAGGAACGTGGATCCAGTCTCCTCcgcggaggtggaggtggaggtggaggaggcgagGATCTCTGAGCCAAGACCCTCCTCGGCCCCCTTATCAGCGG TCGGACGCCATGAACTCCTCCAACAGGACAGTGTGCAACCAAAAACCGAAAGGGACGCTCTCCCGCTGTCTTCTCAAGGCCGCAGGAGGAGACAAATTAAGGTGGAatatgaggagggagagggtgcTTCACTGGTGAAGACAGAACAGTGGGAACCTCCAGACTGGAAGAAACAGTTAGGTTTCATTCGCGAGATGAGGAGCGGTCGAGACGCACCTGTAGACAACATGGGGGCAGAGAAATGCTACGACACAGACGCCCCTGCACAT GTGAGAAGGTTCCAGGTGCTGGTGTCACTCATGCTGTCCAGTCAGACCAAGGACCAGGTGACGGCAGCGGCCATGCAGAAGCTCCGGGCACACGGCTGCACAGTGGAGAATATACTCAACACTGATGATGAGACGCTGGGGAAACTCATCTACCCTGTCGGCTTCTGGAGG ACTAAAGTGAAGTACGTGAAGCTGACGTCAGCCATGCTGCAGGAAGAGTTTGGAGGGGACATCCCAAACAGCGTGGAGGGGCTGGTCCGCCTGAAAGGAGTTGGACCTAAGATGGCTCACCTGGCGATGGACATCGCCTGGGACCAGGTGTCTGGAATAG gcGTGGACACACATGTGCACCGTATCTCTAACAGGCTGCTCTGGCTCAGGAAGCCCACCAAGAACCCAGAGGGAACACGCAAGGCCCTGGAGGAGTGGTTGCCCAG GGAGCTGTGGAGTGAGATGAACTGGCTGCTGGTGGGTTTTGGACAGCAGGTCTGTCTTCCCATCAACCCCCTCTGCTCCGTGTGTCTGAACCAGCACAGCTGTCCCTCTGCCCACAAGAACTCTCCCACCAAGAGACCTAAAGCTGGATCGCCACACTCTCCGAGCCCGAAGTCTTCCGTCAAAACTAAAAGTGAACCTGAATTG AAGAAGGAGTCCCCGTCTTCACCTGTTCCCCCGACCACACAGAGGAGGCGgcttaaaaacaaactgaaccaCTGA
- the rln3b gene encoding relaxin-3b encodes MWKAALLSLGLLVALVDRVRSNDGHPSFYGVKLCGREFIRAVIFTCGGSRWRRSIGDSALIGEEAFDPWNTDPIHHTNEQDTVESKGWKDQALEVAPVATGFRNSARLPISEEVLEALRSADRKGRDVVVGLSNACCKWGCSKSEISSLC; translated from the exons ATGTGGAAGGCAGCACTCTTGTCCCTGGGTTTGTTGGTGGCTCTGGTAGACCGGGTGCGCTCCAACGACGGCCATCCCTCGTTCTACGGGGTGAAACTGTGCGGGAGAGAGTTCATACGAGCTGTCATCTTTACCTGTGGTGGTTCTCGCTGGAGGAGAAGCATAGGAGACTCAG CTCTCATTGGAGAAGAAGCCTTTGACCCATGGAACACAGACCCCATCCATCATACCAATGAGCAGGATACTGTAGAGTCCAAAGGATGGAAAGATCAAGCGCTGGAAGTGGCACCGGTGGCTACTGGATTCAGAAACTCAGCTCGCTTGCCGATCTcagaggaggtgctggaggctCTGCGGAGTGCGGACAGGAAGGGACGGGATGTAGTGGTCGGACTGTCCAACGCCTGCTGCAAGTGGGGATGTAGCAAGAGTGAAATCAGCTCCCTGTGCTGA